The genomic DNA TGAAAAACTAGTATCTTTGAGAAGTTCAGAAAAGTCAATAAAGCTTTTCTATGACAAAGGTCAAGTAGTTTTTATTTCTTCTAATCAAATAATTACAACAAGAACCCTTGAAGGTACCTATCCTAATTATTCACAACTAATCCCGGATACTTTTTCAAAGATTTTTAATTTTAATACTAAAAAATTAATTGATGCATTAGAAAGAATTGCTGTTTTGGCTGATCAGCAGAGTAGTGTTGTTAAGATCAAACTGGATAATAAAGATTTGGCTTCTATAAGCGCAGATGCACAAGATATTGGAAACGCAAATGAATCCATCCCTGTTTCTTACTCTGGAGAAGATTTTGATATTGCATTTAACGTTAGATATCTTTTGGAAGGTTTAAAAGTTATTGCTTCTGAAAATGTACTTTTAAAGTGTAATCTTTCAACTACTCCAGCTGTTTTTGTACCAGAAGATAATCTTAATTCTTTTACTTATTTAGTTATGCCAGTTCAGGTTCGTTCTTAACTTGAAATTACCTAAAGAAATATTATTAAGTGAATTACTAAATTACACTGTTAAGGGAAATATGGCCCTTAATTATGGAAATGGTGAAAATGTTTGGATGCATCCTCCAGTTCATAGAATTTTAGGATGGTACTCTCGTCCTTCTAATTTTGATTTAAAACGAAATGTCTGGCGATTAAATCAAATTAGTCAAATAATAGATAATGATATTTATGTAAAAGGTGATCCAGCGATTTCTGATTTAGCAACTCTAAATAGGTTCCCAAATTTAATAGAAGCTAATCTGATCAATATCAATGGTTCAAAAATAGGAATTATTGCGGATTTTTTATTTGAAATTAAAACGGGTCAAATTAAATATTATTTAGTTTCTCGATCGAATCCTAAGATTCCAGGTTCTAGTAGATGGAAATTAAATATTGAAAATATTAATGATCAACAACCTGGTTTAGTTTTTTGTGAAAGCAATTCTTTAGATGACTTATCTTTAATAAAATCAAGTATTAAAAATGAATTTTTCCAAAAAGGAAAAAAAATTATTGATAGATTTGATGATATGAAAAATATAGCTTCTAATAGGTTAGAGGATTGGCTTGAAGAAGATGAAGATATAAACCAAAACTTAGATTTTAAACAACAAAGTTTTTATAATAATGATAGAAAATTTCGATCTTTTAGCGATAAAAAAGAAGATGACCCTTGGATCTAAAGAATGTTAAATCCAGAAAATAATGATCTATATGATCTTCATGAAGCACTTAAAGTTGAAAATTTAACAATTAATGATTACGAAGAAATTTGCAAAAGATTAAAGAGAAAACCAAATAGGACTGAACTAGGAATGTTTGGTGTTATGTGGTCTGAACATTGTTGTTATAGAAATTCAAAACCTTTACTATCTAAGTTTCCCACTAAAGGAGCTAATGTTTTGGTTGGTCCTGGAGAAAATGCTGGAGTTATAGATGTTGGAAATAACCAAAAACTTGTTTTTAAAATAGAAAGTCATAATCATCCTTCTGCTATTGAACCTTTTCAAGGAGCGGCAACAGGTGTAGGAGGAATATTAAGAGATATTTTTACAATGGGAGCAAGGCCAATCGCAGTATTGAATTCATTGAGATTCGGAAATCTTGATAAACTATCAAATGTCGATTTGCTTCGAGGAGTTGTATCCGGTATTGCACATTATGGAAATTGTGTAGGTGTCCCTACTGTTGGAGGTGAAATTGATTTCGATGATAGTTATTCTGGAAATCCTCTAGTCAATGTTATGGCTTTAGGACTTTTAGAGACTAATGAAATTGTTTGTTCTGGAGCTAAAAATGTAGGATCACCAGTACTATATGTAGGCAATACTACTGGCAGAGATGGTGTTGGTGGTGCAAGTTTCGCAAGTTCAGAATTAACTTCTACTTCGTTAGATAACAGACCGGCAGTGCAAGTAGGTGATCCATTTATTGAGAAAAGTCTTATAGAAGCTTGTTTAGATGCTTTTAAGACAGGAGATGTGATTTCAGCTCAAGATATGGGCGCGGCAGGTTTAACTTGTAGTAGTGCAGAAATGGCTGCTAATGGAAATTTAGGCATATCTATTGATTTAGATATGGTTCCTTCTAGAGAAGATAATATGTCTTCTTACCAATATTTACTATCTGAATCGCAAGAGAGAATGTTGTTTGTCGTTAAGGAAGAAAAAATTAATAACCTTATTGAAAAATTTAAAAAATGGGGATTATATGCCTGTGTAATTGGTGAAGTAATAGAGACTAATGAGGTAATTATTTCTCATAAAAGTAAAATTGTTGCTCAAATTCCTACTTCTGCTTTATCAGATGATACTCCTGTGAATATTCATAATGTGATTAATAAACCACCTGCTTATTTGTTAAGTAAATGGGAATGGAACGAAGATAATTTACCACAAATTAATGAGCAAACAATCTTTTCATTAAAGGAAAATAAGAGTTTTTCTTATTCACAAATCATCTTAAAACTTCTCTCTAATCCATCAATAGCTTCTAAACGATGGATTTATGAACAATATGACTCTCAAGTGCAGGCAAATACAGTTTTTAAACCTGGAGAATCAGATGCAGCTGTAATAAGATTAAGAGAACAAAATGAAAAAAATAAAAATAAAGTATTTTCTGGTGTTGCCGCTTCAGTTGACTGTAATAGCAGATGGGTTTCTCTTGATCCTTATAGAGGAGCTATTGCTGCAGTTGCAGAATCTGCAAGAAACGTAAGTTGTGTTGGGGCTGAGCCAGTAGCAATTACAAATAACTTGAATTTTTCTTCTCCTGATACTGAAATAGGATATTGGCAACTTTCATCTTCATGTGATGGGATTTCAGAAGCCTGTAAAGCTTTAGAAACTCCTGTTACGGGAGGAAATGTTTCCTTATATAATGAATCAAAAAATAAAGATAATAAAATTACTCCTATTAATCCTACTCCAGTCATTGGAATGGTTGGCAAGATAGATAATGTTGAAAAAGCTATAAGTAGTGAATGGAAAAATATTCAAGATCAAATTTGGTTAATTGGTTCTTATAAATCAGAAACAACAATTGCAGCTAGTGCTTATTTGGAATATTTTCATGGGGAAATTACAGGTCGGCCTCCAAAAATAGATTTGCTGGATGAAAAGTTTTGCCAAAGTTTTTTAAGAAATGGGATTTTAAAAAGTTTTGTAGTTTCTTCTCATGATATTAGCGATGGGGGTTTAGCTATAGCTTTAGCAGAATGTTGTATTTTGTCCTCAAAAGGTGCAACAATTGAATTAAAGAAAGATGTTAATAGAGACGATAATTTATTGTTTGCAGAAGGAGGTTCTAGAATTATTTTTTCAATAGACAAAATGAAAGAAAAAGAATGGCTTAATTATTTAAAAAAAATTCAAAAAAATTTTAAATCAAGTGTATACGTAAAAAAAATAGGATATGTTTCTAGTGAAACTCTTAAGATAAAACTTCAAGATAAAAATATGTGCAATATTAGGGTTGAGGAATTAACCGAAAAATTTAATAATAGTATTTCAGGTAATTTATAAATATGAAAAATATTTCTCAACTATTAAATTTTCTAAGAAATTAAGTTATGTGCGGAATAGTTGGAATCGTTTCTTCAGATGATGTAAATCAACAAATATACGATAGTCTTTTGCTTTTACAGCATAGAGGTCAAGACTCAACAGGTATAGCTACCATGGAAAATACTGTTTTCCATATACATAAGGCGAAAGGTCATGTTAATACTGCTTATAGAACTAGAGATATGAGAAATTTAATTGGCAAAATTGGATTAGGTCATGTTAGGTATGCAACAAAGGGATCAGCAGAAAGTGTAGAAGAAGCTCAGCCTTTTTACGTTAATGCTCCTTATGGAATTGTTTTGATACATAATGGCAATTTGACGAATACCAGAGATTTAGAAAAACAATTATTTAATATTGATAAGCGTCACACAAATTCTTCAAGTGATACTGAAATGCTATTAAATGTATTTGCGACAGAATTGCAAGAACAAATTCATAATCAAGAATTAGAACCTGATATTATTTTTGATGCTGTCAAATCTTTACATAAAAGAATTCAGGGTTCATATGCTTCAATTGCATTAATTTCAGGACATGGTCTATTAGCATTCAGAGATCCTTTTGGTATTAGACCTTTAGTCATAGGAAGAAGACTTTCAATAACTACAAAAAAAGAAGAGTGGATGGTTGCTAGTGAATCTCTAGTGCTTGAGAATAACGATTATCAGGTAGTTAGAGATGTAGATCCTGGAGAAGCTATTTTTATAAATCTTAATGGTGAGTTATTTTCTAAGCAATGTTCTGCAAATCCAATGTTATGTCCATGTGCTTTTGAATATGTTTATTTAGCTAGGCCAGATTCAATTATGAATGGAATTTCAGTATATAAAGCTCGTTTAAAAATGGGAGATTATTTATCTGAAACAATAAAAGAAACAATTAATTCTGGAGATATAGATGTTGTAATGCCTATTCCTGATTCTTCTCGACCTGCGGCCATGCAAGTTGCAAGACAATTGGGTATTGAATACAGAGAAGGTTTTTTTAAAAATAGATATGTTGGTAGAACATTCATAATGCCTGGTCAGCAAAAACGTAAGAAATCTGTTAGACAAAAATTAAATGCTATGAGTGCAGAGTTTAAAAATAAAAATGTATTAATTGTTGATGACTCGATAGTAAGAGGTACTACTTCAAAAGAAATTGTCCAGATGGCTAAAGATGCAGGAGCAAATAAAGTTTTTTTTACATCAGCAGCACCCCCTGTTCGTTTTCCTCATGTTTATGGAATTAATATGCCAAATAGAGATGAATTAATCGCTCATGATAGAACAATAAGTGAAATTGCTTATCAACTTGAAATTGATAGTCTCATTTATCAGAGTGTTGAAAATTTACGCAAATCTATAATAAGTGAATCTTCTATTGAAGATTTAGAGATGAGTTGTTTTACTGGCTCTTATGTAACAGGAACTGTAAATCAAGAGTACTTAAATTGGGTTGAAAATGAATATAAATCTTAGTCATGCAAGTTTTTAAGTCTAAAGCAATTTTCAAGATACTCGCTTTTTTCTAATTGCAAAAAGTCGCTTATAAAATTTGTTTTATTAGATTTGAAATTTAATTTATCAATTTTTAATCTAGCAGATTTATTTTTATTAGTTTCAATATCAAGGTAATAATTACTTGGCAGGATTTTGAGGAAGTAATCGTTTTTAAGTTGAGTTTTTTCATTTAAATACCCCAAACCGTATTCATTTGCGTAATAAATTTCATTAGTATTTATACAGAAGATTTTGCCTTGTTTAGAAACTAAATAAATATTTTCTCCATTTTGAGATGGACAACAAGAAACAATCTTTTCAGTTGGTAAAAGTTTTGCAAGCATTAATCCTTGAGATTGCTTAGTTGTCGGAGTTAAAAATTTATTTGATAGATTAAATTTAAAAATACGTCCTATTGAGGTTAGGATTAATAAGTTTTGATCTCCATCAGAAATAAATGAATCTATTGTTTTAATATTATTTTTTAATTTTGTTATTGCGAATGATCTATTACTTTTAATCATGTCCTCATCAAATAAAACTTTTTTAAATCTTCCATCCGAATTCAAGATACATAAATAATTTTTATTTCCTTTTTTAATTGAATGAAAATTAATTATTTCATTTGGATCAATATTTCCAAGAATTTTATTATCTAATTTGTAGTCAATATTAATATTTGACTCCCAATCAATGTGAAAAACTTTTCCGGTGTAAGTGGTCCCAATTATTTTTATTTTTTTTTCAATATTACATATAAATTTTTGAATATTTTTATTATCTATAATTTTATTTGAATCTTCAAAAGATTTCTTATAGTTATTGAAAATTATTTTTCTTAAATATAGTCTATTGTCTATGTATATTTTAGTTTTTTTGTTGATATAGTTTTCTAATATTTGATTGTTAATTGTTTCTAATTCTTCATTCTGATCTATATTTTTAAGTAGTTTTGTTTTTCTTTTAACATTATATTTTTTCTTTAATATTAATAATTCTTCTATAAGTAATTTAAGTAATAATTTTCTTTCATTTAATAATTTTTGAAAGTAATCCTTTTTTTCTTGTAATTTTTTTATATCATCATCTATTTGATTTTTTTCTAGATTTGTTAATTTTTTTAGAGGCATATCCAAAACTGAATTTGCCTGTTTTTCACTTAAATCAAAATTATAAATTAACTTAGATTTAGCTTCTGCAGAATTTTCCGAGCTTTCGATAGTTGCGATAATTTTTTTTATGTTTTTTGTAGCTTTAGATAAACCTTCTAAAATTTCTAATTTTTCAAGAGTGCTTTTTAGAAAATAATTTGTTCTTTTTCTAATTGTTTCTTCTCGAAATTCTAGAAAATAATTTAGATATTCCTTTAAGTTTAATTGAATAGGCTTGCCTTTAATTAAAGCTAAAAAAATAGCACCAAAGTTGGTTTGGAGAGTTGTTTTTTTGTATAAATTGGAAATTACAAGTTCTGAATTAGAATCTTTTTTTAACTCTATTACAATTCTCATTCCATCTCTATCGCTTTCATCCCTAATATCAGAGATACCATTGATTTTGTCTGAATTAACAAGTTCTGCCAGTTTTTCAATCCAACCTGCTTTACTGATTTGATAAGGAAGTTCTGTAATTATTAAGGCATTTTTTTTATGTTTACCTTTGCCTAAATTTAACTCTTCTGTATTTATGACTCCTCTTATTGTTATTGATCCTTTCCCAGTTTCGTACATTTCTTCTATTGCGCGATTATAGATTAATTCTCCCCCCGTAGGAAAATCAGGTCCTTTGATAATATTAGATAGTTTTTTATTACTTACATCTTTATTTTCTACTACTGCAATTAAACCATCTACTATTTCTCCAAGGTTGTGAGGTGGAATGTTTGTTGCCATTCCAACAGCAATACCTGATGATCCGTTTAGCAATAAAAATGGGAGTTGAGCTGGAAGAACATCAGGTTCTTTTTGTGAACCATCAAAGTTATTTGAGAAATTTACTGTGTTAGATCCAATTTCTTCAAGAAAAGCTTTATGTGCTATTGGTGCTAACCGTGTCTCTGTGTATCTCATTGCTGCTGGTGGATCATTATCTACAGATCCAAAATTCCCATGCCCATCCAGAGTTGGATATTTAGTCGAAAAATTTTGTACAAGCCTTACTAGAGCATCATATACTGCTTGATCACCATGAGGATGGTATTTACCTAGGACATCTCCAACAACTCTCGCACACTTTCTAAATGGTCTATCAGGCGTTAAACCTAATTCGTACATAGCAAAAAGTATTCTTCTCTGGACAGGCTTAAGGCCATCTCTTGCATCGGGAAGAGCACGTCCAACTATTACACTCATTGCATACTCAAGATAAGAACGTTTCATTTCTTCTTGGAGAGAGATAGAAGTGAGTTTTTTCTTATCCATCAATGTGCAAAATTAAATATTTATTGATTAACTTAATTAAGATTAATAGGTAAACAAAGATTTACCAGTATTGAAAATTAAGAAGATGCATTTATTTTTGTTTTTGCCAATATTACATCTGTTTGAAGTTGATTATTTTGTAAAAGTATTTCTGTAGAGACTTGCAATTTCTCCCCCCATAACTGTTCTTTTCTATAATCATAATTAACGTAGTTAGGATCTTTATTCAAAGCCTTTTTTGCGAATTTAAGAGCTAATTTCATATCTTTCATTCTTAAACACGAAGCAAGTCCGAGTAATGGTTCAGCATTTTCCTCTATTGAGATTGCTTTTTCAAAATGTTTAATAGATAGATTGATTTTGTTTTCCTCGAAATAAGCTAAACCTTTATTATTGATTGCTTGCCAGAAATTAGGTTTAATTTTTACAGTTCTTTCAAACAACTTGATAGCCTCTAAGTAATTTTTTTCCATTAAAAAAATATTCCCTAATTGAAAAATAGCTTTATGGTTATTTGGATCAATATTTAATCCTGTTTCTAAAGCAATCTTTGCATCTTTTTTTTGTTCGATCTTTAAGTAAATATTACTTTTCGCAAAGTATATTTCGCTAATATTTGAATTTAGCTTTTGTGCTTTATTTAAAGAATATAATGCATTTTTGTATAGTTTGTTAGCTATCTGTGCCTCAGACAAAATCAACCATAGTTTTTCATTTTTTGCATTTAACTTTACGGCTAATTTTGCTAAGTTAAGACTGTCTTTATATTGTCCAAAATAGAGAAGTTGATATGCACTTTTGCCAATAGATAAACTTTCCTTTTCTAAATTTTTTATTGTTGGAAAATAATAATATGGAACAATTGACTTAACACTTTCTATGTTAAGAAAGTAAAAACTGATCAAAGACACGCATATTATCTTTGCTAAAAAATTTTTCATGGTTTTATTTTTTATTCCTTAAATTTGCTTTTATGTTTCTTTTCCACATCCATGGTTTAATTCGTTTTAATGTAGTTCCTTTAAGATTTTCTTCCCAAGTTTTATCATCCCAATTTAACGACTCTATATTAAGATTTTTAATCCAATCTTTTGGAGTAGTCTCATAAGTATTGTTGTATGGTACGGACTGATTCCAAGGGCATACATCTTGACAAATATCACATCCTGCAACCCATCCATTTAAATTTTTTTCTATTTTATTTGGAATAGTTTTTTCTCTGCTTTCTATTGTGTGATATGCAATGCATAGGTCTGATTGTATTACAAAGGGTTCTACTATTGCCTTTGTGGGACATTGTTCAATACATTTATCACATTTTCCACATAGTGATTGATGAGGTATAT from Prochlorococcus marinus CUG1416 includes the following:
- a CDS encoding PRC-barrel domain-containing protein; amino-acid sequence: MKLPKEILLSELLNYTVKGNMALNYGNGENVWMHPPVHRILGWYSRPSNFDLKRNVWRLNQISQIIDNDIYVKGDPAISDLATLNRFPNLIEANLININGSKIGIIADFLFEIKTGQIKYYLVSRSNPKIPGSSRWKLNIENINDQQPGLVFCESNSLDDLSLIKSSIKNEFFQKGKKIIDRFDDMKNIASNRLEDWLEEDEDINQNLDFKQQSFYNNDRKFRSFSDKKEDDPWI
- a CDS encoding tetratricopeptide repeat protein, producing MKNFLAKIICVSLISFYFLNIESVKSIVPYYYFPTIKNLEKESLSIGKSAYQLLYFGQYKDSLNLAKLAVKLNAKNEKLWLILSEAQIANKLYKNALYSLNKAQKLNSNISEIYFAKSNIYLKIEQKKDAKIALETGLNIDPNNHKAIFQLGNIFLMEKNYLEAIKLFERTVKIKPNFWQAINNKGLAYFEENKINLSIKHFEKAISIEENAEPLLGLASCLRMKDMKLALKFAKKALNKDPNYVNYDYRKEQLWGEKLQVSTEILLQNNQLQTDVILAKTKINASS
- the purL gene encoding phosphoribosylformylglycinamidine synthase subunit PurL; the encoded protein is MLNPENNDLYDLHEALKVENLTINDYEEICKRLKRKPNRTELGMFGVMWSEHCCYRNSKPLLSKFPTKGANVLVGPGENAGVIDVGNNQKLVFKIESHNHPSAIEPFQGAATGVGGILRDIFTMGARPIAVLNSLRFGNLDKLSNVDLLRGVVSGIAHYGNCVGVPTVGGEIDFDDSYSGNPLVNVMALGLLETNEIVCSGAKNVGSPVLYVGNTTGRDGVGGASFASSELTSTSLDNRPAVQVGDPFIEKSLIEACLDAFKTGDVISAQDMGAAGLTCSSAEMAANGNLGISIDLDMVPSREDNMSSYQYLLSESQERMLFVVKEEKINNLIEKFKKWGLYACVIGEVIETNEVIISHKSKIVAQIPTSALSDDTPVNIHNVINKPPAYLLSKWEWNEDNLPQINEQTIFSLKENKSFSYSQIILKLLSNPSIASKRWIYEQYDSQVQANTVFKPGESDAAVIRLREQNEKNKNKVFSGVAASVDCNSRWVSLDPYRGAIAAVAESARNVSCVGAEPVAITNNLNFSSPDTEIGYWQLSSSCDGISEACKALETPVTGGNVSLYNESKNKDNKITPINPTPVIGMVGKIDNVEKAISSEWKNIQDQIWLIGSYKSETTIAASAYLEYFHGEITGRPPKIDLLDEKFCQSFLRNGILKSFVVSSHDISDGGLAIALAECCILSSKGATIELKKDVNRDDNLLFAEGGSRIIFSIDKMKEKEWLNYLKKIQKNFKSSVYVKKIGYVSSETLKIKLQDKNMCNIRVEELTEKFNNSISGNL
- a CDS encoding DNA gyrase/topoisomerase IV subunit A, producing MDKKKLTSISLQEEMKRSYLEYAMSVIVGRALPDARDGLKPVQRRILFAMYELGLTPDRPFRKCARVVGDVLGKYHPHGDQAVYDALVRLVQNFSTKYPTLDGHGNFGSVDNDPPAAMRYTETRLAPIAHKAFLEEIGSNTVNFSNNFDGSQKEPDVLPAQLPFLLLNGSSGIAVGMATNIPPHNLGEIVDGLIAVVENKDVSNKKLSNIIKGPDFPTGGELIYNRAIEEMYETGKGSITIRGVINTEELNLGKGKHKKNALIITELPYQISKAGWIEKLAELVNSDKINGISDIRDESDRDGMRIVIELKKDSNSELVISNLYKKTTLQTNFGAIFLALIKGKPIQLNLKEYLNYFLEFREETIRKRTNYFLKSTLEKLEILEGLSKATKNIKKIIATIESSENSAEAKSKLIYNFDLSEKQANSVLDMPLKKLTNLEKNQIDDDIKKLQEKKDYFQKLLNERKLLLKLLIEELLILKKKYNVKRKTKLLKNIDQNEELETINNQILENYINKKTKIYIDNRLYLRKIIFNNYKKSFEDSNKIIDNKNIQKFICNIEKKIKIIGTTYTGKVFHIDWESNINIDYKLDNKILGNIDPNEIINFHSIKKGNKNYLCILNSDGRFKKVLFDEDMIKSNRSFAITKLKNNIKTIDSFISDGDQNLLILTSIGRIFKFNLSNKFLTPTTKQSQGLMLAKLLPTEKIVSCCPSQNGENIYLVSKQGKIFCINTNEIYYANEYGLGYLNEKTQLKNDYFLKILPSNYYLDIETNKNKSARLKIDKLNFKSNKTNFISDFLQLEKSEYLENCFRLKNLHD
- the purF gene encoding amidophosphoribosyltransferase is translated as MCGIVGIVSSDDVNQQIYDSLLLLQHRGQDSTGIATMENTVFHIHKAKGHVNTAYRTRDMRNLIGKIGLGHVRYATKGSAESVEEAQPFYVNAPYGIVLIHNGNLTNTRDLEKQLFNIDKRHTNSSSDTEMLLNVFATELQEQIHNQELEPDIIFDAVKSLHKRIQGSYASIALISGHGLLAFRDPFGIRPLVIGRRLSITTKKEEWMVASESLVLENNDYQVVRDVDPGEAIFINLNGELFSKQCSANPMLCPCAFEYVYLARPDSIMNGISVYKARLKMGDYLSETIKETINSGDIDVVMPIPDSSRPAAMQVARQLGIEYREGFFKNRYVGRTFIMPGQQKRKKSVRQKLNAMSAEFKNKNVLIVDDSIVRGTTSKEIVQMAKDAGANKVFFTSAAPPVRFPHVYGINMPNRDELIAHDRTISEIAYQLEIDSLIYQSVENLRKSIISESSIEDLEMSCFTGSYVTGTVNQEYLNWVENEYKS